The following proteins are co-located in the Bordetella bronchialis genome:
- the rpmH gene encoding 50S ribosomal protein L34 — MKRTFQPSVTRRKRTHGFRVRMKTRGGRAVLNARRAKGRKRLAV; from the coding sequence ATGAAACGCACCTTCCAACCCTCCGTCACCCGCCGCAAGCGCACCCATGGCTTCCGCGTGCGCATGAAGACCCGCGGCGGCCGCGCCGTGCTGAATGCACGCCGCGCCAAGGGCCGCAAGCGCCTGGCGGTCT